Proteins from one Mycolicibacter virginiensis genomic window:
- the qcrA gene encoding cytochrome bc1 complex Rieske iron-sulfur subunit: MSSNDKTELPDDAALATMSNDELLALGGSIDGVNTVFKEPRWPVEGTRAEKRAERRVAAWFLAGGGFGLALLLVFLFWPWEYAPLESPDGLAYSLATPLYGLTFGLSVLCIAIGAVLFVKKFIPEEITIQDRHDGSSPEIDRKTVAAQLTDAFEGSTIGRRKLLGASLGVGFGAFGLGTLVAGAGGLIKNPWKPVVDTAEGKKAALWTSGWTPRYPGETIYLARATGQSTNSPFVKMRPEDLDAGGMETVFPWRESDGDGTTEESNEKLTAIMMGVRNPVMLIRIRPDDMPKVVKRQGQESFNYGDFFAYTKICSHLGCPSSLFEQQTYRILCPCHQSQFDALHFAKPVFGPAARALAQLPITIDANGHLVANGDFIEPVGPAFWERTS; encoded by the coding sequence ATGAGCAGCAACGACAAGACCGAACTCCCCGACGACGCTGCACTGGCGACGATGAGCAACGACGAGCTGCTGGCTCTCGGCGGCAGCATCGACGGTGTCAACACCGTTTTCAAGGAGCCTCGCTGGCCGGTCGAGGGCACTCGGGCCGAGAAGCGCGCCGAGCGCCGGGTCGCGGCTTGGTTCCTGGCGGGTGGCGGCTTCGGGCTGGCCCTGTTGCTGGTCTTCCTGTTCTGGCCGTGGGAGTACGCACCGCTGGAGTCCCCGGACGGCTTGGCCTACTCGCTGGCAACTCCGCTGTACGGCTTGACCTTCGGGCTCTCGGTGCTGTGCATCGCGATCGGCGCGGTGCTGTTCGTCAAGAAGTTCATCCCCGAAGAGATCACCATCCAGGACCGTCACGACGGCAGTTCCCCCGAGATCGACCGTAAGACCGTGGCGGCCCAGCTGACCGACGCGTTCGAGGGCTCGACCATCGGGCGGCGCAAGCTGCTGGGTGCGTCGCTGGGCGTCGGATTCGGCGCATTCGGCCTGGGCACCTTGGTGGCCGGCGCCGGTGGCCTGATCAAGAACCCGTGGAAGCCGGTCGTCGACACCGCCGAAGGCAAGAAGGCCGCGCTGTGGACGTCCGGATGGACCCCGCGCTACCCCGGCGAGACCATCTACCTGGCCCGCGCGACCGGTCAGAGCACCAACTCGCCGTTCGTCAAGATGCGGCCCGAGGACCTCGACGCCGGCGGTATGGAGACGGTGTTCCCGTGGCGCGAGTCCGACGGCGACGGCACCACCGAGGAATCGAACGAGAAGCTCACCGCGATCATGATGGGCGTGCGTAACCCCGTGATGCTGATCCGCATCCGGCCCGACGACATGCCCAAGGTGGTCAAGCGCCAAGGCCAGGAGAGCTTCAACTACGGCGACTTCTTCGCCTACACCAAGATCTGCTCGCACCTGGGTTGCCCGTCTTCCCTGTTCGAGCAGCAGACCTATCGGATCCTGTGCCCGTGCCACCAGTCGCAGTTCGACGCGCTGCACTTCGCCAAGCCGGTCTTCGGCCCGGCGGCTCGCGCGCTGGCACAGCTGCCGATCACCATTGACGCCAACGGTCATCTGGTCGCCAATGGCGACTTCATCGAACCTGTCGGACCGGCATTCTGGGAGCGCACCTCATGA
- the qcrC gene encoding cytochrome bc1 complex diheme cytochrome c subunit, with protein MSNRPMNRSVRLKTLKKWARPGNNDTVARRRLRRRASGGLLLLVALALAGGMAALLTPTPQVAVADESASALLRTGKQLFDTSCVSCHGANLQGEVGRGPSLIGVGEAAVYFQVSSGRMPAVRGEAQAPRTYPFFDDKQIDALGAYVQANGGGPTVVRNADGSIAQASLRGDDLGRGGDLFRLNCASCHNFTGRGGALSSGKYAPDLAPASEQQILTAMLSGPQNMPRFSDRQISMEEKKDIIAYVKSVTEERDPGGYGLGGFGPAPEGMVIWIIGMVAAIAAAMWIGARS; from the coding sequence ATGAGCAACCGCCCGATGAACAGGAGTGTCCGGTTGAAGACACTGAAGAAGTGGGCCCGACCTGGCAACAACGACACCGTTGCCCGCCGGCGCCTGCGCCGTCGTGCCTCGGGCGGACTGCTGCTGCTGGTCGCCCTGGCCCTGGCCGGTGGAATGGCCGCGCTGCTGACCCCGACCCCGCAGGTTGCGGTGGCCGACGAGTCGGCCTCGGCCCTGCTGCGCACCGGGAAGCAGCTCTTCGACACCTCGTGTGTGAGCTGCCACGGCGCCAACCTGCAGGGTGAGGTGGGCCGTGGTCCGAGCCTGATCGGCGTCGGTGAAGCCGCCGTCTACTTCCAGGTCTCCAGCGGCCGGATGCCCGCGGTCCGCGGTGAGGCCCAGGCCCCCCGCACATACCCGTTCTTCGACGACAAGCAGATCGACGCGTTGGGCGCCTACGTCCAGGCCAACGGCGGCGGACCCACCGTGGTGCGCAACGCCGATGGCAGCATCGCGCAGGCTTCGCTGCGCGGTGACGACCTTGGCCGCGGCGGCGACCTCTTCCGCCTCAACTGCGCGTCCTGCCACAACTTCACCGGCCGGGGCGGCGCCCTGTCCTCGGGTAAGTACGCGCCCGACCTGGCGCCGGCCAGCGAGCAGCAGATCCTGACCGCGATGCTGTCGGGCCCGCAGAACATGCCGCGCTTCTCCGACCGGCAGATCTCCATGGAGGAGAAGAAGGACATCATCGCCTACGTGAAATCCGTTACCGAGGAACGTGATCCGGGCGGCTACGGGCTCGGCGGGTTCGGCCCGGCGCCCGAGGGAATGGTGATTTGGATTATCGGCATGGTCGCAGCCATCGCCGCGGCAATGTGGATCGGGGCACGCTCATGA
- the ctaE gene encoding aa3-type cytochrome oxidase subunit III, translating to MTSAVGSSGTAITSRVHSLNRPNMVSVGTIVWLSSELMFFAGLFAMYFTARAQSGGAWPPPPTELNLALAVPVTLVLIASSFTCQMGVFAAERGDVFGLRRWYLLTFLMGLFFVCGQAYEYSHLIAHGTTIPSSAYGTVFYLTTGFHGLHVIGGLVAFIFLMLRTTMSKFTPAQATASIVVSYYWHFVDIVWIALFATIYFIR from the coding sequence GTGACGAGCGCTGTGGGGTCCTCGGGTACTGCCATTACTTCTCGTGTGCATTCGCTGAACCGTCCCAACATGGTCAGCGTCGGCACCATCGTGTGGCTGTCCAGTGAATTGATGTTCTTTGCCGGTTTGTTCGCGATGTACTTCACGGCACGCGCGCAGTCCGGAGGTGCCTGGCCACCACCGCCAACGGAGTTGAACCTCGCGCTGGCGGTCCCGGTGACGCTGGTGCTGATCGCGTCATCGTTCACCTGCCAGATGGGCGTGTTCGCCGCCGAGCGCGGCGACGTGTTCGGGCTGCGCCGGTGGTACCTGCTGACCTTCCTGATGGGGCTGTTCTTCGTCTGCGGTCAGGCCTACGAGTACTCCCACCTGATCGCGCACGGCACCACCATCCCGTCGAGCGCGTACGGCACCGTGTTCTACCTGACCACCGGGTTCCACGGCCTGCACGTCATCGGTGGGTTGGTCGCCTTCATCTTCCTGATGCTGCGCACCACGATGAGCAAGTTCACCCCGGCTCAGGCCACCGCTTCGATCGTCGTGTCCTACTACTGGCACTTCGTCGACATCGTGTGGATCGCACTGTTCGCCACGATCTACTTCATCCGATGA
- the trpD gene encoding anthranilate phosphoribosyltransferase, with amino-acid sequence MVEPGSAAQPKAQIVQWRQVLGGLTSGRDLPRGQAAWAMEQIMAGSATSAQIAAFGVAMQMKGPTAAEVGELADVMLSFGRKVPTDKIGTDTVDVVGTGGDGANTVNLSTMAAIVVAAAGVPVVKHGNRSASSLSGGADTLEALGVRIDLGPDEVARSVAEVGIGFCFAPQFQPSYRNASVARREIGVPTVFNLLGPLTNPARPRAGLIGCAFGELAEVMAGVFAARRSSVLVVHGDDGLDELTTTTTSTIWRVQAGTIDRLTFDPAGFGFARAEVGELLGGDAQANAEEARSVLAGTKGAVRDAVVLNAAGAIVAHAGLSSSAEWLPAWEDGLTRAVEAIDSGAAEQLLARWVRFGAQL; translated from the coding sequence GTGGTCGAGCCAGGTAGTGCGGCGCAGCCGAAAGCGCAGATAGTGCAGTGGCGTCAGGTCCTGGGTGGCCTGACGTCCGGGCGAGACCTGCCCCGGGGGCAGGCGGCCTGGGCGATGGAGCAGATCATGGCCGGCTCCGCCACCTCCGCGCAGATTGCGGCGTTCGGGGTGGCGATGCAGATGAAGGGCCCGACCGCCGCCGAGGTCGGCGAGCTGGCCGACGTGATGCTGTCTTTCGGACGCAAGGTGCCCACCGACAAGATCGGTACCGACACCGTCGACGTGGTGGGCACGGGCGGGGACGGCGCCAACACGGTGAACCTGTCCACCATGGCGGCGATCGTGGTGGCGGCTGCCGGCGTGCCGGTGGTCAAACACGGCAACCGGTCGGCGAGCTCGCTGTCCGGCGGCGCCGACACCCTGGAGGCGCTGGGGGTGCGCATCGACCTGGGGCCCGACGAGGTAGCGCGCAGCGTCGCCGAGGTCGGCATCGGATTCTGCTTCGCCCCGCAATTCCAGCCGTCGTATCGCAATGCCTCGGTGGCACGGCGCGAGATCGGCGTCCCGACAGTGTTCAACCTGCTGGGGCCGCTGACCAACCCGGCGCGGCCGCGGGCCGGGCTGATCGGGTGCGCGTTCGGAGAACTGGCCGAAGTGATGGCCGGTGTGTTCGCGGCGCGGCGGTCCAGCGTTCTGGTGGTGCACGGTGATGACGGCCTCGACGAACTGACCACCACCACGACCAGCACGATCTGGCGAGTGCAGGCCGGCACCATCGACCGGCTGACGTTCGACCCGGCCGGTTTCGGGTTCGCCCGCGCAGAGGTGGGCGAGCTGCTCGGCGGTGACGCGCAGGCCAACGCCGAGGAGGCCCGCTCGGTGCTCGCCGGAACCAAGGGCGCGGTGCGCGACGCTGTGGTGCTCAACGCGGCCGGCGCGATTGTGGCGCACGCGGGGCTATCCAGCAGCGCTGAGTGGCTGCCGGCCTGGGAAGACGGGCTGACGCGCGCGGTCGAGGCGATCGACAGCGGCGCGGCCGAACAGTTGTTGGCGCGCTGGGTCCGCTTCGGCGCTCAGCTCTGA
- the ripC gene encoding peptidoglycan hydrolase RipC: MELERMQWRLRALRRPAIGAAAGLVVGVTTLSSVLVGNVHADPADDALAKLSELSRQAEQTTEAMHTAQLNLDEKLAAQQAADNAHAADQAALDSARDQLTTYRAAVNRFAATTYMGGRVGGADAILTAESPQQLIDKLGVQRVVAGDLSVQLDRFRAASERADQAEQASAKSAHDARTAAEQAAAVRAELQARQSRLQLQISVVKSQYYALTPQQRTAMAGPGAGPEAVPGEPGPDGVPPAPGFPGFPMPGSDAPPPMDVAVGASGGGAAATAVQAALTQVGTPYVWGGAAPGGFDCSGLVMWAFHQAGINLPHSSQAQANGGQAVSLSDLQPGDVLTFYSDASHSGIYVGDGMMIHSSTYGQPVRVVPMNSSGPIHNARRY; the protein is encoded by the coding sequence TTGGAGCTCGAACGTATGCAGTGGCGTCTGCGTGCTTTGAGGCGCCCTGCCATCGGCGCCGCAGCCGGTTTGGTAGTTGGTGTCACGACTCTGAGCAGCGTGTTGGTTGGAAACGTCCACGCCGACCCCGCCGACGACGCCCTGGCGAAACTCAGCGAACTGTCCCGGCAGGCTGAGCAGACGACCGAGGCCATGCACACCGCGCAGCTCAATCTCGATGAGAAGCTCGCCGCGCAGCAGGCCGCAGACAATGCGCACGCCGCTGACCAAGCCGCCCTGGATTCGGCCCGCGACCAGCTGACCACCTACCGAGCGGCCGTCAATCGCTTTGCCGCCACCACTTACATGGGTGGCCGAGTCGGTGGCGCGGACGCCATCCTGACCGCCGAGTCGCCGCAACAACTGATCGACAAGCTCGGTGTGCAGCGGGTGGTTGCCGGCGACCTGTCGGTGCAGCTGGACCGTTTCCGTGCGGCCAGCGAGCGGGCCGATCAGGCTGAGCAGGCCTCCGCCAAATCGGCTCACGACGCCCGGACGGCAGCTGAGCAGGCCGCCGCGGTCCGCGCCGAGCTGCAGGCCCGCCAAAGCCGTCTGCAGCTGCAGATCTCGGTGGTGAAGTCGCAGTACTACGCACTGACGCCCCAGCAGCGCACGGCGATGGCCGGCCCCGGCGCCGGACCCGAAGCCGTTCCGGGCGAGCCCGGCCCCGACGGCGTGCCGCCGGCACCCGGATTCCCCGGATTCCCGATGCCCGGGTCCGACGCGCCGCCCCCGATGGATGTGGCCGTGGGCGCCTCCGGTGGCGGAGCCGCCGCGACCGCCGTGCAGGCGGCGCTGACCCAGGTCGGCACGCCGTATGTCTGGGGCGGGGCCGCACCGGGCGGATTCGACTGCTCGGGACTGGTGATGTGGGCGTTCCACCAGGCCGGCATCAACCTGCCGCACTCCAGCCAGGCGCAGGCCAACGGCGGGCAGGCGGTGTCGCTGTCCGACCTGCAGCCCGGTGACGTGCTGACCTTCTACTCGGACGCGTCGCACTCGGGGATCTACGTCGGCGACGGCATGATGATCCACTCGTCCACCTACGGTCAGCCGGTCCGGGTGGTCCCGATGAACTCTTCCGGCCCGATCCACAACGCCCGCCGTTACTGA
- a CDS encoding glycosyltransferase family 4 protein yields the protein MSRVLLVTNDFPPRPGGIQSYLEELVRRITASGRHDVTVYAPQWKGAEAFDDDARSAGYHVVRHPGTLMLPGPAVDSRMRRLIADVGAQTVWFGAAAPLALLANRARSAGATRVVASTHGHEVGWSMLPGARSVLRRIGDSCDTVTFVSHYTRGRFASAFGPNAALEHLPPGVDTDRFRPDPAARAELRDRHGLGERPTVVCVSRLVPRKGQDMLIRALPAIRKRVDGAALVIVGGGPYAETLHKLADDCGVADAVTFTGGVPATELPAYYSLGDVFAMPCRTRGAGLDVEGLGIVFLEASAAGVPVVAGNSGGAPETVLHNRTGLVVDGRAVEQIGDAVAGLLADPNRAAAMAAAGREWATGNWRWDTLAGRMADLLQA from the coding sequence GTGAGCCGGGTCCTGCTGGTAACCAACGATTTTCCGCCGCGCCCCGGCGGCATCCAGTCCTACCTGGAGGAGTTGGTGCGCCGCATCACCGCGAGCGGGCGCCATGACGTGACGGTGTACGCGCCGCAGTGGAAGGGCGCCGAGGCCTTCGACGACGACGCGAGATCCGCCGGCTATCACGTGGTGCGCCATCCCGGCACGCTGATGTTGCCGGGCCCGGCGGTCGACTCCCGGATGCGTCGGCTCATCGCCGACGTGGGCGCCCAGACCGTCTGGTTCGGTGCGGCCGCACCGCTGGCGCTGCTGGCCAACCGGGCGCGCTCCGCCGGTGCCACTCGGGTGGTGGCCAGCACGCACGGTCACGAGGTGGGCTGGTCGATGCTGCCGGGGGCCCGTTCGGTGCTGCGCCGCATCGGCGACTCCTGCGACACCGTCACGTTCGTCAGCCACTACACCCGCGGCCGGTTCGCCTCGGCGTTCGGCCCAAACGCCGCGTTGGAGCACCTGCCGCCCGGCGTGGACACCGATCGGTTCCGTCCCGATCCCGCGGCCCGCGCCGAATTACGGGACCGGCACGGGCTGGGGGAGCGTCCCACCGTCGTCTGCGTATCGCGACTGGTGCCCCGCAAGGGCCAGGACATGCTGATCAGGGCGCTGCCGGCGATCCGGAAACGCGTGGACGGGGCCGCGCTGGTGATCGTCGGCGGCGGACCCTACGCCGAGACACTGCACAAGCTGGCCGACGACTGCGGCGTCGCCGATGCGGTGACCTTCACCGGCGGTGTGCCGGCCACCGAACTACCGGCCTACTACTCGCTCGGTGACGTGTTCGCGATGCCGTGCCGCACTCGCGGGGCCGGGCTCGACGTGGAAGGCCTGGGCATCGTGTTCCTGGAGGCGTCGGCGGCCGGGGTACCGGTGGTCGCCGGTAACTCAGGTGGTGCCCCCGAAACCGTCCTACACAATCGGACCGGGCTGGTGGTCGACGGCCGGGCTGTGGAACAGATCGGTGACGCCGTCGCCGGACTGCTCGCCGACCCCAATCGGGCCGCCGCGATGGCTGCCGCCGGACGTGAATGGGCGACGGGGAACTGGCGCTGGGACACGCTGGCCGGACGAATGGCCGATCTGCTGCAAGCCTGA
- a CDS encoding AMP-dependent synthetase/ligase: protein MREFSVPAPFTVEEHDNVAAVVFEHERNNPDFVIYQRLVDGAWTDVTCAEAAAQIRSAALGLISQGVAAGDRVVIFSATRYEWAILDYAILSIGAVTVPIYETSSAEQVRWVMQDSSAVVAFAETDAHAQIVNELAGDLPSLRRVFTIDGSDTPALDELAAAAADQDPAQVTARLDALRATDPATLIYTSGTTGRPKGCELTHSNLIHEVRGTQAALPTLMTSGQRLLVFLPLAHVLARALSIAGFANKVTVGFTSDIKNLVPMFSVFKPTVVVSVPRVFEKVYNTAAQNAANDGKGRIFEMAAQTAVDWSEATDRGGAGLLLRVKHAVFDKLVYHKLRTALGGNCRASVSGGAPLGERLGHFYRGVGLSIYEGYGLTETTAAITVNPVGGMKVGTVGKLVPGNSMRIAEDGELLVRGGVVFSGYWQNEQATADAFTDGWFRTGDLAAIDDEGYLKITGRKKEIIVTAGGKNVAPAVLEDQLRSHPLISQAMVVGDAKPFIGALITIDPEAIEGWKQRNGKASAATPADLATDPDLIAEVDAAVKQANLAVSHAESIRKFQILPVDFTEATGELTPTMKVKRNVVAEKFADAIEAIYAKG, encoded by the coding sequence ATGCGTGAGTTCAGTGTTCCCGCGCCGTTCACCGTCGAGGAGCACGACAACGTCGCCGCGGTCGTCTTCGAGCACGAGCGCAACAACCCCGACTTCGTCATCTACCAGCGGTTGGTCGACGGGGCCTGGACCGACGTCACCTGTGCAGAAGCCGCCGCGCAGATCCGTTCGGCCGCACTGGGCCTGATCAGCCAGGGTGTGGCGGCCGGCGATCGGGTGGTCATCTTCTCGGCAACCCGCTACGAGTGGGCCATCCTGGACTACGCGATCCTGTCCATCGGCGCGGTGACGGTTCCGATCTACGAGACGTCGTCGGCCGAGCAGGTCCGCTGGGTCATGCAGGACTCCAGCGCGGTGGTGGCGTTCGCCGAAACCGATGCCCACGCCCAGATTGTCAACGAACTCGCCGGCGACCTGCCGTCGCTGCGGCGGGTGTTCACCATCGACGGCTCGGACACCCCGGCACTCGATGAGCTCGCCGCGGCCGCCGCCGACCAGGACCCGGCGCAGGTCACCGCGCGGCTCGACGCGCTGCGGGCCACTGATCCGGCGACACTGATCTATACCTCGGGCACCACCGGACGTCCCAAGGGCTGCGAACTCACCCACTCCAACCTCATCCACGAGGTCCGCGGCACCCAGGCCGCGCTGCCGACCCTGATGACGTCCGGCCAGCGTCTGCTGGTCTTCCTGCCGCTGGCCCACGTGTTGGCTCGCGCCTTGAGCATCGCGGGCTTCGCCAACAAGGTCACGGTCGGATTCACCAGCGACATCAAGAACCTGGTGCCGATGTTCTCGGTGTTCAAGCCGACTGTGGTGGTGTCGGTGCCGCGGGTGTTCGAGAAGGTGTACAACACCGCGGCCCAAAACGCCGCCAACGACGGCAAGGGCCGCATCTTCGAGATGGCGGCGCAGACCGCGGTGGACTGGAGCGAGGCCACCGACCGCGGCGGCGCCGGCCTGTTGCTGCGCGTCAAGCACGCCGTGTTCGACAAGCTGGTGTACCACAAGCTGCGTACCGCGCTGGGCGGCAACTGCCGTGCCTCGGTCTCCGGCGGAGCGCCGCTGGGCGAGCGGTTGGGCCACTTCTACCGCGGCGTCGGGCTGTCCATCTACGAGGGCTACGGGCTGACCGAGACCACCGCCGCCATCACCGTCAACCCGGTCGGCGGCATGAAGGTCGGGACCGTCGGAAAACTGGTGCCCGGCAACAGCATGCGCATCGCCGAGGACGGCGAGCTGCTCGTGCGCGGCGGCGTGGTCTTCAGCGGCTACTGGCAGAACGAGCAGGCCACCGCCGACGCGTTCACCGACGGCTGGTTCCGCACCGGTGACCTGGCCGCCATCGATGACGAGGGCTACCTGAAGATCACCGGCCGCAAGAAAGAGATCATCGTCACCGCCGGCGGCAAGAACGTGGCCCCCGCGGTGCTCGAGGACCAGCTGCGGTCGCACCCGCTGATCAGCCAGGCGATGGTCGTCGGCGACGCCAAGCCGTTCATCGGCGCACTGATCACCATCGACCCCGAGGCCATCGAGGGCTGGAAGCAGCGCAACGGCAAGGCCAGCGCCGCGACCCCGGCGGACCTGGCCACCGACCCGGATCTGATCGCCGAGGTGGATGCGGCCGTCAAGCAGGCCAATCTGGCTGTCTCGCACGCCGAGTCGATCCGCAAGTTCCAGATCCTGCCGGTCGACTTCACTGAGGCCACCGGCGAGCTGACCCCCACGATGAAGGTCAAGCGCAACGTGGTCGCCGAGAAATTCGCCGACGCGATCGAGGCGATCTACGCCAAGGGCTGA
- a CDS encoding SRPBCC family protein has protein sequence MADKTAQTIYIAADPDTVMNVIADIGAYPDWVSEYTEADVLETDADGYPKVARMVLDAAVLKDTMVLDYDWSADRRSVRWSLASSSLLKALNGEYRLTPKGSGTEVRYELSVDLMIPMIGLLKRKAERRLTDTALKDLKKRAEAE, from the coding sequence GTGGCGGATAAGACAGCTCAGACGATCTACATCGCGGCGGATCCGGACACGGTGATGAACGTGATCGCCGACATCGGCGCTTATCCCGACTGGGTCTCGGAGTACACCGAGGCCGACGTGCTGGAAACCGATGCCGACGGCTACCCGAAGGTGGCGCGGATGGTGCTCGACGCGGCCGTGCTCAAGGACACCATGGTGCTGGACTACGACTGGTCGGCAGACCGTCGCTCGGTGCGCTGGTCGTTGGCATCCAGTTCATTGCTGAAAGCTCTCAACGGCGAATATCGCTTGACGCCCAAGGGATCTGGAACCGAGGTCCGCTATGAGTTGTCGGTGGATCTGATGATCCCGATGATCGGCCTGCTCAAGCGCAAGGCGGAGCGGCGGCTGACCGACACCGCGCTGAAGGACCTGAAGAAGCGAGCAGAGGCTGAGTGA
- a CDS encoding ArsA family ATPase — protein MPAISLFVGKGGVGKSTCAAATAVSLACAGDRVLLISTDQAHSVGDVLGLPVPPSDGRDPIAVDVDCAGASGCLDVLALDTLALLERHWVGVVDVLAARFPESDLGSVAPEELSALPGVQEVLGLHEVGELADSGQWDRVVVDCASTADAMRMLTLPATVALYAERSWPRHRRLSGTEEPRSTALVELIERISGAAERLAERLTDETTVAAHLVLTAERVVAAEAVRTLGSLSLTGVRVAELIVNQILLQDDSYVYTNLPAHPAFDWYAERIREQSGVLDEVDRAIGDVAMVLVPHLAGEPIGPKALGDLLANSRRRDGSAPPGPVRPVVDRESGSGLGAVYRLRLELPQVDSGALSLGRSGDDLIIGAGGTRRRVRLASVLRRCTVVDATLRGSELTVRFRPNPDVWPVTGDEEVRR, from the coding sequence GTGCCTGCGATCAGTCTGTTCGTCGGCAAGGGCGGCGTAGGCAAGTCCACGTGTGCGGCGGCGACCGCGGTCTCGTTGGCATGTGCTGGTGACCGGGTGTTGCTGATCTCCACCGACCAGGCCCATTCGGTCGGGGACGTGCTCGGATTGCCGGTGCCTCCCAGTGACGGCCGGGACCCCATCGCGGTGGACGTCGACTGCGCCGGAGCGAGCGGCTGCTTGGACGTGCTGGCGTTAGACACGCTGGCCCTGCTTGAGCGGCACTGGGTGGGCGTGGTCGACGTCCTGGCCGCGCGTTTCCCCGAGTCTGACCTGGGAAGCGTTGCACCCGAAGAACTTTCGGCGCTTCCCGGCGTTCAGGAGGTGCTGGGTCTGCACGAGGTCGGCGAACTTGCAGACAGTGGGCAATGGGACCGCGTCGTCGTCGACTGTGCATCCACCGCCGATGCGATGCGGATGCTGACGCTGCCTGCGACAGTGGCGCTCTACGCCGAGCGGTCCTGGCCGCGGCACCGTCGGCTCAGTGGAACCGAGGAGCCCCGATCGACCGCACTGGTCGAGCTGATCGAGCGGATCAGCGGCGCCGCCGAGCGGCTTGCCGAACGGCTGACCGATGAGACGACGGTCGCCGCGCACCTGGTGCTGACCGCCGAGCGGGTCGTGGCCGCCGAAGCCGTCCGGACCTTGGGCTCGCTGTCGCTGACCGGCGTCCGGGTGGCGGAGCTGATCGTCAATCAGATTTTGTTGCAGGATGATTCGTACGTCTACACCAACCTGCCGGCGCACCCGGCGTTCGACTGGTACGCCGAACGGATCAGGGAACAGAGCGGTGTCCTCGACGAGGTCGACCGCGCCATCGGTGATGTGGCGATGGTGCTGGTCCCGCACCTGGCGGGGGAGCCGATCGGCCCCAAAGCCCTGGGCGATCTGCTGGCGAACAGCCGCCGCCGCGACGGATCGGCGCCACCCGGTCCGGTGCGGCCAGTGGTCGACCGGGAGTCCGGTTCCGGTCTGGGGGCGGTGTATCGGCTGCGGTTAGAGTTACCCCAGGTCGACTCCGGTGCGCTGAGCCTGGGGCGATCCGGAGATGATCTGATCATCGGTGCAGGTGGCACCCGACGCCGGGTTCGGTTGGCGTCGGTACTGCGGCGGTGCACGGTCGTGGACGCAACGCTGCGTGGCAGCGAACTGACGGTGCGTTTCCGGCCGAATCCGGACGTGTGGCCGGTGACTGGCGATGAGGAGGTGCGACGTTGA
- a CDS encoding lysophospholipid acyltransferase family protein: MWYWLVKYVFFGPLLALIGRPKVEGLENIPDDGAAILASNHLAVMDSFYLPLVVRRRITFLAKSEYFTGTGIKGWLTRSFYTAVGQVPIDRNDSDAAQAALTTAQRILGQGKLLGIYPEGTRSPDGRLYKGKTGLARLALHTGVPVIPVVMVGTNVVNPPGTKMLRFGRVTVRFGEPMDFSRFDGMADNRFIERAVTDEVIYELMRLSGQEYVDIYAASVKNGVPQQDGATGQPVARFPETAAG; this comes from the coding sequence ATGTGGTACTGGCTGGTCAAGTACGTATTCTTCGGGCCTCTGCTGGCCCTGATCGGGCGGCCGAAAGTCGAGGGGCTGGAGAACATCCCTGACGACGGTGCGGCCATCCTGGCCAGCAATCACCTCGCCGTCATGGACAGCTTCTACCTGCCGTTGGTGGTGCGCCGCCGGATCACCTTCCTGGCCAAGTCGGAGTACTTCACCGGCACCGGTATCAAGGGCTGGCTTACCCGCTCGTTCTATACCGCCGTCGGGCAGGTTCCCATCGACCGCAACGACTCTGACGCCGCGCAGGCGGCACTGACCACCGCCCAGCGGATCCTGGGGCAGGGCAAGCTGCTCGGTATCTACCCCGAGGGCACCCGCTCACCCGACGGCCGGTTGTACAAGGGCAAGACCGGCCTGGCGCGGCTCGCGCTGCACACCGGCGTCCCGGTAATCCCGGTCGTCATGGTCGGCACCAACGTCGTCAACCCGCCCGGCACCAAGATGCTGCGCTTCGGCCGGGTCACCGTCCGCTTCGGCGAGCCGATGGATTTCTCCCGCTTCGACGGGATGGCCGACAACCGTTTCATCGAACGCGCCGTCACCGACGAGGTGATCTACGAGTTGATGCGGCTGTCCGGGCAGGAATACGTCGACATCTACGCGGCCAGCGTCAAAAACGGTGTCCCGCAACAGGACGGGGCTACGGGTCAGCCGGTCGCCCGGTTTCCGGAGACTGCGGCGGGCTGA